From a single Gavia stellata isolate bGavSte3 chromosome 5, bGavSte3.hap2, whole genome shotgun sequence genomic region:
- the CLDN23 gene encoding claudin-23 gives MRTPTAMIVGLVLCPCGLLLTLTGTLAPNWRQVSLIPDQPIDLVLEQGIWDMCRERQSSHDRLCGQADELGYFEQVPVRVAQGLMPSSLVLTLLGLVVAALGVRCWQKEPRHLLAGVAGLVLLLSGLLSLVPASWYTHELWALPAPPGSTLAVGYSLVLIYLGSCLEILGGLALTLSFHHCCKERMAPKLPPSPVLEAGPCSTPGAYHNPWDVLKDERDGRHWGSTLPCDSDL, from the coding sequence ATGCGGACACCGACAGCGATGATCGTGGGGCTGGTGCTGTGCCCCTGCGGGCTCCTGCTGACGCTCACGGGCACGCTGGCACCCAACTGGAGGCAGGTGAGCCTCATACCCGACCAGCCCATTGACCTCGTCTTGGAGCAGGGCATCTGGGACATGTGCAGAGAGCGGCAGAGCAGCCATGACCGCCTCTGTGGGCAGGCGGATGAGCTGGGCTACTTCGAGCAGGTGCCCGTGCGGGTGGCCCAGGGGCTGATGCCCTCCTCGTTGGTGCTTACGCTCCTGGGCTTGGTGGTGGCTGCCCTGGGGGTTCGCTGCTGGCAGAAGGAGCCACGGCACCTCCTGGCTGGTGTAGCAGGGCTTGTGCTGCTCCTCTCAGGGCTGCTGAGCCTCGTGCCTGCCTCCTGGTACACCCATGAGCTGTGGGCGCTGCCTGCACCACCTGGCAGCACACTGGCTGTAGGCTACAGCCTAGTGCTGATCTACTTGGGAAGCTGCCTGGAGATTTTGGGGGGGCTGGCCCTCACCCTCAGCTTCCACCACTGCTGTAAGGAGCGCATGGCCCCCAAACTaccccccagccctgtgctggaGGCTGGGCCGTGCTCCACCCCTGGGGCTTACCACAATCCCTGGGACGTGCTGAAGGATGAGCGAGATGGACGACACTGGGGGAGCACCCTGCCTTGTGACTCTGACCTGTAG